Genomic segment of Candidatus Krumholzibacteriia bacterium:
CTGAACCACCAGATTCTGCGTGCGAATGCCGGAGTAGGGCGACTCGAGCCGCTCGCGCGCGCCGGGAAACTCGAGCACGACGATGGCGAGCACGAACACGAGCAACAGGGGTCGGAATAATTGGGCCGCCCGGTCCCCGGGGAACGCCGGCCGCGCCGTCTGGAGCGTCTTCATTCGCTCGTTCCTCCACGGTTCGGGCGTGAGCGTGGCGACGCCGCGCGGTGCTGTCAACCGGAAAGGCGGCCGGGTCGGACGCGCGGTGGCGTCCGCATGCGGAAAACCCGCGGTGGCGGGCGTGGAGGAAGCCCTTGCGGCGCCGCAACGGCTGTGCTACTCTCGCAATTCTAAACGAATTACGGTTGTCCTTTGCGAGGAGTGTAGGTCCACATGACGGCGACGGCCAAACGAGCCCGGAAGAACATCAAGGAAGACCAGCTGGTCACCACGGCGGTTCGCGCAAGCGAATGGGCACAGGAGCATTTCAATCAAGTCATCATCGGGATCGTCGCGCTGGTAGCGGCGGTTGCGGTGCTGGTGTTCGTGGCCAACAGCCGCGAGAACAACGCGCGCGAGGCCGAACGCATGATGGGTTCGGCCATGATGCTGATGCAGCAGGGCGACCTGAACGCAGCGCGCACGAGCTTCGAACAGATCTACCAGCGCCAGGGCGGCGAGTACGCCGTTGCCGCGCGCTTCTTCAAGGCCGAGTGCGAACTGGGCATGGGGAACTTCACCCGTGCGGCAGCCGATTACGAGGCGTACCTCGCACGCAAGGACGATTACCCGGTATTCGCCGCGTCCGCGGCCGTGGGCCGGGCGCTGGCGTATGAGGGTGCCGAACAGTGGCCGGATGCGGCCAGAGCGGCGGCGGAGGCCGTGAACGCGCTGGGCAAGGATGACCCGCGCTACCACGACGCCGCATACCGCGCCGGTTACTGCTACGAGCGGGCCGGCGACACGAAAGAGGCGCTCACGTACTACCGGATCGCTGCGGACGGCGCCACCGGCTCGTTGCGGGATCGCGCCCGCTACGCCGTCACGGCCCTGGAGTAGAATTCCTGTGTCCCGTGGGGGCGGGTTCTGACGTGTTAGTCGCAGCCACAACCGTTCCGGAGGGTGAGCGCGCCTCGCCTACGGACCACGAGCGCTGGTACGCGGCGCTGGGTTACCTCTTCTTCCTCTGTTTCCTTGCCCTGTGGAAGGCCCGCGACAGCCACTTCGTGCGGTTCCACGCGCGGCAGGCGTTCCTTCTGTTTCTCTCCGAATGCGTGGCCTTCCTGGCCATCGTCGTCGTCGACCGCACCGTGGGCCGGCTCCCGCTGCTGGGGTTGATCCTGGTGGTCATCGCGCAGGTCTTCGTGTACCTGACCGCGCTGTTCCTGTCGGTGACGGGATTCGTGAAGGCGCTGTTCGGCGAGTTGTGGGAGATGCCGTTCTTCGGTCCATACCGCGAGAAGATCCCGCCGTTGTGAGTTGAGTCCGGCCCCGCGCCGGCACCGTCCACCCATGCATTCCGTTGCGCGCCGGGGGAAGACCGCCCGGCGGGACCGCCAGGCCGCGGTGGCAGCGTTCACGTTATGGCGCATAAGATATATTATGTTAACCAGTGCAAGAAAGCGAACCCGCCAGGGGCTTTCGCCATGCGCCGCTTCCCCGGTCCGGCCCGGCCTAGAGGACGATGTTGACGAGGCGGTTCTGGATGACGACCACGCGTCTGGGCGTGGCGTCCCCGATGATCTCGCGGATACGCGGATTCGCCAGCGCGATGGCTTTCATGCGCTCGGCGTCGGTGCCGGTCGGTACGGGCTCGCGCGCGCGGATCTTGCTGTTCACCTGGATGACCAGGTCGAATGTGTCTTCGCGGGCATACGCGGGGTCGGCCTCGGGCATGGGCATGTCGAACACGCTGCCGGTGTGTCCGGTGCGCTCCCACAGTTCCTCGCAGATATGCGGCGTCATGGGTGCCAGCAGGCGTACCAGCGCGTCGTAGGAGGCGCGCAGCACCGCGTCCGCCTGCGGGCCGCGGCCGGTCTCGTCGCTGTCGAGGAATGCGTAGATGGCGTTGCACAGCTCCATGAGCGCGCTGATCGCGGTGTTGAAGCGGAAATGGTCGCTCACGTCGCCCAGTACGCGCCCGATGGCCTGGTGGGTCTTGCGCAGCAGGTCGCGTTCGGGGTCGGTCAGGCGCGCGGCGTCCAGCGTGCCGGCGGCGGGTGTCGCCAGCACCTTCTCGTTTGTTTCGTAAACACGCCACACACGATTAAGAAAACGGTAGCAGCCTTCCACCGCCTCGTCGCTCCACTCGATGTCGCGCTCGGGTGGTCCACAGAACAGAATGTACAGGCGCATGGTGTCGGCACCCATGGGATCGATGATCGTGTCGGGCGGCACCACGTTGCCTTTGCTCTTGGACATCTTGAGGCCGTTCTTGCACACCATCCCCTGGGTGAAGAGGCGCGCGAAGGGCTCGTCGAAGGCTATGAGCCCGCGCGAGTGCAGAAATTTCGTTATGAAGCGCGCGTACAGCAGGTGCAGGATGGCGTGCTCGACACCGCCGATGTACTGGTCCACCGGCAGCCACGCGTCGCACAGTTCGCGCGGAAACGCCCGCGTCTCGTCGTGCGGGCCGAGGTAGCGCAGGAAGTACCAGCTCGAGTCGACGAAGGTGTCCATGGTGTCGGTGTCGCGCTCGGCGTCGCCGCCGCAGCGCGGACAGGCCGTCCTGCGAAACGAATCGCTGGCCGCCAGCGGGCTCTTGCCGTCGCCGCGCGGCCTGAATTCGACGTCTTCGGGCAGCAGCACCGGCAGATCCTTCTCGGGCACGGGCACGATCCCGCACGCCGGGCAGTGGATCATGGGGATGGGGGCACCCCAGTAGCGCTGGCGGGAGATGAGCCAGTCGCGCAGGCGGTAGTTGACCCGCCGCTTGCCGCTTCCCTCCTTCTCGGCACGCTCGGCGATGCGTTGGAACGCCTCCTCGTGCCCGAGGCCGTCGTACTCGCCACTGTTCACCAGGATCCCGTGGCCGGAATAGGATGCGCGCGGAAAGTCCGTCTCGCCCTCGCGCGGACGGATGACCTCGCGGATGGGCAACCCGTAGCGGGTGGCGAATTCGAAGTCGCGCTGGTCGTGCGCCGGCACGGCCATGATGGCGCCGGTCCCGTACTCCATGAGCACGTATGGGGCGATGTAGATGGGTATCTTCTCGCCGCTGAATTGGTTGATGGCGTAGGCGTCCAGGAACACACCTTCGCGGCTGGGTTCGGTGCGCCCCTTGCCACTCAAGCGTTCCACCGTGAAGCGCGCGATCGCTTCGCGGAATTCACCCTCGCGGGGCGATCCGGCGATGAGATTCTCCACTTCGGGGTGTTCCGGAGACAGGACCAGGAAGGTGGCGCCGAACACCGTGTCGGGGCGCGTGGTGAAACAGCGGATGCGCCGGCCGCTGCGCGCGATCTCGAACTCGAGTTCGAGCCCCTGGCTCCTGTCGATCCAGTTGCGCTGCATGGTGACCACGCGCTCCGGCCAGTCGGCCAGGGTCTGCAGGTCGTCGAGCAGCCGGTCGGCGAAGGCGGTGATACGGAAGAACCACTGCTCCAGGTGGCGTTCCTCAATGGGCGTGCCGCAGCGCTCGCAGGCACCGTCCACCACCTGCTCATTGGCCAGCACGGTGCGGTCCCGGGGACACCAGTTCACCGAGGCAGCCTGGCGGTACGCGAGCCCCGCATCGTACAACTGCAGAAACAGCCACTGCGTCCAGCGGTAGTAGCCCGGCTCGCACGAGGTCACCTCGCGCGTCCAGTCGTACACCACGCCCCAGCGGTAGAACTGCTGCTTCATGCGCGCGATGTTGTCCCGCGTCCACGTGGCGGGGTGAATGTCGCGCTGGATGGCGGCGTTCTCGGCCGGCAGCCCGAAGGCATCCCATCCCATGGGCGCCAGCACCTCGTGGCCCTCCATCTTCTTGAAGCGCGCCAGCGAGTCGCCGATGACGTAGTTGCGCCCGTGCCCCACGTGCAGCTCACCCGACGGGTACGGGAACATCATTAAACAGTAGAACTTACGGCTGGTACTGGAGAGATCACATTGCATCAGGCCGTCGCGGGCCCACCGCGCCTGCCACTTTGCTTCGATCTCCGCGTGCGGATACCTGGCCATGCTGGGTGCTTTCCGGTTTCGAGGATACCTGCGGCGATTCAGCGGTCCGGGAATCGGGCCAGGACGTGGATCTCATCGCCGACCGCGTCGATTTCAGTGACGGCGCCGGCCGACTGGAGGAACGCGCCCACGTCCTCGGCCGCCTCGCGGCCACTCACCACCACACGCATGAGCAAGGGGCGGCCCTTTTCGAGGGCGGACGCCACCATGAGACGGGGGCCCGGTTTGGAGAGGCCGCGGGCGTTGATGCGTATCTCGCGATCCATGGGAGGTGTCCTTGCGCCAACCGCGTGGTCCGGGTCGGGGAATGGAACCGTCGGCGTCCTCCCCACGGCCGCGGGCGCTGTCCCGGTGGCTGTTTCAGGCGCCCAATCTACGGGGAAAGCGACGGCGTGGCAAGGGTTTTCCCCACGTGGGCGGCGATCAGCGCCTCCTCGATGAGCACCCTTCCGGGGAGCGACGTGGACTTGAGACGGGTGTCGGCCCAGCGCAGGTTCGCGAGCAGCGCGTCGAGCCGCTCCCGCGGGACGCGTACGGCCTGTTCGCGCAGCTTGCCGGCGTAGAAGGGGCTGTTGGTGGCCCCCAGTTCGGCGGCCAGGACGCGATCGCTGGATACCGCGCGCCCCCGCTCCCCAAGCAGTGTCTGCACCTCCAGCAGGGAAACCACGCGCCGCAGCATCATCGCCACCACGAACACCGGCTCCTCGCCCGCCTCCAGCAGGGTTGCCACGCGCGGGACGAGCGTCGCGGGCGCGGTGGCCCCCACCGCGTCGAGAACCGAGAAGAGGCTGTCGGTGCGGTAGCGCCCCACCACGGATGCCACCGTGTCGCGCGTCACCCGCCCGTCCGCGGGCACCGAGAGCAGGATCTTGTCCACCTCGTTGGCGATGTCGATCAGCTGGGTGCCCACCGACTCGATCAAGAGGTCCAGCGCATCCGCGTCCACCTGCACCTTCTCGCGGCGGAAGCGCGCCAGTACCCGCTCCAGGGTCTCGTTCTCGTCGAGCGTGTCGAATGCGAAGGCGACGCCGCGCGCTCCGGCCACCGCGCCGAGGCGCTTGTGGGCCTGCGTTTCCAGCTTTGCGCTGGACGACTCAATCACCAGGGTGAGCGAATCCGGCACACGCTCCACACGGTCGATCACGCGCTCGCGGTTGGCGGTGGAGAGCGCCTCGAAGTTCTTCAGGATGAGCACCCGGCGCGAGGAGAAGAGCGGAAACGACTGCACCCGGTCGTCGAAGGCCTGGGGGTCGAACTCGTCGCCGTAGACGATGTCGAGGTTGAAGGTGCGGTCGCCCCCGGGCAGCGCCGCCTGCAGGAGTTCGCGGACGAACTCCTTCTTCATGAACTCCTCGGGGCCGTGCAGGAAATACACCGGCTTGAGGCGCCCCTGGCGCACATCCTCGAAGAGTTTCTTGTAGCCCTGGAGCCGTGGTGCCATGGATTACCAGTCCTGCACGGTCAGGTTGAGGATCTGGTTGGTGATCTCCTGCAGGCTCTCCTCGACCGCGTCGTCGAAGGTGCGCCCGCTCTCGACCTGCTCGACGAAGTACGACCCGTTGCCCTCGATGGACCGGTTCTGCCAGATGGGCTCGTTGGTCTTGCGATTAAATAGTGATACAACTACTTTAATGACAACGATATACTCTTCTGCGTTGAGATCCTGGTTGAACGAGAAGGGCCGGTTGGCGAACTCGGTGATCTGCCCGTCGAGGATGGCGTCGGCCGCGTCTTCGGACACCACCTTGAGCGTGTTGTCGCGCACCAGAAAGTCGATGATCCGGTCTGTGACCGACAGCTCCAGGTTGGGCTGGGCGGTCTTGTTCTCGAAGAACGGGACATGGATGCTTTTGATGTCCTTCGCGGTGCGGGAAGTGGTGCTGTAGCCGCATCCCCAGGACCCAAGTGCGAGCAGCACGCACAGAGCCGCCGCGCCGGACTCAGCTGGGCGTGGAAAGTTCACTCTCGTCCCCGATGTTGAAGCTCTTCATGCGGTAGCGGAGCTTGTCACGCTTGACGTTGAGCAGACGGGCGGTGCGGCTCTGGTTCCAGCCGGATTCCTCCGACGCCTTCAGGATGAGGGCGCGCTCGAGATCGCTCACCACGGATTCGAAGTCGATGCCATCCTCGGGAATGGGTGCGGCCAGAATGGCATCCAGGCGGCGGCCCAGGGTTCCCTCTTCGGCCCGTTGCGCGGCAAAGGGCAGCATCTCGCGGCGCAGCACCGGGCCGTTCTCCAGCAGCACCACCCGCTCGATGACGTTCTTCAGCTCACGGATGTTCCCCGGCCACGGGTAGGTGAGCAGGAGCTGGCGCGCCTCGTCCGCGATCTCGGTGAAGTTCTTGTTGAACTTCGTATTGAACATGTTGATGAAGTAGTTGGCAAACTTGAGCAGGTCTTCGCGCCGCTCGCGCAGCGGCGGAATGTACAGCGGGACCACCTTCAACCGGTAAAAGAGGTCGGCGCGGAAACGCTGCTCGTCGACCTCCTTCTGCAGGTCACGATTGGTGGCGGAGATCACGCGAACACTCACGTTGATGTCCTGCGTGCCCCCCAGGCGCCGGAACTCCATGCGCTCCAGCACCCGCAACAGCTTGACCTGGATGGTCAGGCTCATCTCGCCGATTTCGTCGAGGAACAGCGAACCGCGGTTGGCGAGTTCCAGCAGGCCCTGCTTTTGCCCCTTGGCGTCGGTGAAGGCACCCTTCTCGTAGCCGAACAACTCGCTCTCCAGCAGGGTTTCCGGGAGACTGGCGCAGTTGATGTCCATGAAGGGCTTGCCGGCGCGATTGGAGTAGCGGTGGATGAGACGCGCGATCATCTCCTTGCCCACACCGCTCTCCCCTTCGATGAGCACGGTGGTGGTGTCGCTCTTGGCCACCTGTTGCACGATTTCGTAGACGCGCTTCATGCCCGCGCTGTCGCCGAGGATGTAGTCGAAGCCGACCTCGGGGTCCATCTTGCGCTTGAGCTGCAGGACCTCGCGGTTGAGGCGCTCGCTCTCCAGCCCCTTCTTGATCACCATGAGCAGCTGGTCGAGGTTGATGGGCTTGCTGACGAAGTCGTAGGCTCCGTTCTTCATGGCGTTGACGGCGGTCTCGATATCACCGAAGGCGGTGATCATCACCACCCCGATCTCGGGGAAAATCTCCTTGATCTTGCGCAGCACCTCCAGGCCGTCCATGTCCGGCAGCTTGAGGTCGAGCAGGACCAGGTCGGGCACCACCGCACGGGCCTTCTCGATGGCCTCCGCACCGGTGCGGGCCGTCACGGCCTCGTACCCTTCCTGCTTCAGCGTTTTTTCGAGAAAGAACCGGATCGTGTCCTGGTCATCCACCAAGAGGATGACCGACTTCACGGGAGTCTCCATGGTGCACCTGCTTTACGGGTAGATAGATCGAGAACGTCGTGCCGACGCCGTACTCGCTGTCGACGTAGATGTAGCCGCCGTGACGCTCGATGATGCTGTGGGTGACGTAGAGCCCCAACCCGGTGCCGCCGCTCTTCTTGGTAAAGAAGGGCTCGAACACGCGCAGCTTGTCGTCCTCCGTCAGGCCCAGCCCGTTGTCGCGCACCCGGATGATAGCAAAATCACCCACTGCGTCAAACAGAACGTCGGGCGCCTCATGCGCGAAGGAAATCGAGACCGTTACCGTGTCGTTGGGCTGACTGGCCTCGATGGCGTTCTTGACCACGTTGATCAGCACCTGGATGATGCGATCCGAGTCCACCATGACCCTCCGCGGCGTGGGGGGAAACTCGGTAGCCAGCGAGATGGCCTTGCGGCCGGCGAGGTCGGACATCCCGGCGAGGCAGGTGCGAACCAGATCCTCCAGGGTGGTCGGGCCGTAGATGAGGTCGCTCACCCGCACCACGCTCATGAGGTCCCCGATGAGCCGGTCGATACGCCGGACCTCCTGCAGGATGAACTCGATATTCTCGCGCTGGGTGTCCGCCACCTCGCCCGCCCGCTGCAGGTACTGGATACCCGCGGCGATGCCGGTGAGCGGGTTGCGAATCTCGTGGGCGATACTGGATGAGAAGCGCCCCAGCGCGGCCAGCTTGTCCAGGTGCGCCACCTGTTCCTCGAGGCGCTTCTGGCGCGCGATGTCGGTGAACACCGCCAGCGCACCCTGCGGCTGCTTCTTCTCGTCGAGTAGCAGCGTGGTGTTGAGGATGATGGGATCCTTGGCGCCGTCCTTCTTGAGCAGCCATGCCTCCTGCTGGAAGGCGCGCCGGCCGGTGCGCATGGTGCGCATCACCGGGTTCTCCCCCGTGCCCACGGGGCTGTCCAGAATGAGGCGCTCCACGTGCAGGCTGCGCAGTTCGGCCAGCGAGTACCCGCTGACCTCTTCTGCGAGATGGTTGGCGAAGAGCACGGTGCCCGATTCGTCGACCGTGATCAGGCTGTTCATCATGCTGTTGATCACGTTGTCGCGGAAGCTCTCCTCCTGCTGCAGTTCGGCGAACAGGCGGTTGTTCTCCAGCATGGTGCCCAGCTGGACGGCCAGCGTCTCCACCGAGACGAGGTCCACGCGGCTCAGGGTCGCCGCCTTGAAGCCGTCGGTTACACCCACCACGCCCAGCACGGGGATGCGTTCGCACCCCGGACAGCGATAGCCGTGTTCGATGGACGAACTCTCGCGTTTGACCTGGGTCATGCGCAGGATGCAGTCCTCGCGACCCTCGCAGCCCTGGGTGGCGCCGCTCTTCACCAGCGGCACCACGATGTAACAGCTCATGGTGCTGTCCTCGAAAAGCGTGGCGCCGTCCAGGGTACCGATGCGATGCATCTCCGGGTCGCGGATCAGGACGGACTGGTGCATCTGCACCGCCTTGCCCATCAGCCCGTCCAGCTGGGTCAGGGGAATGCGGTGCTGGGAATGCGCGTGACCCTCGGGCGTATCGCGGAACACGTAGAAGTTGAGTGCGTCGCCGTCGGGATCGAAGATGCCCACGAACAGCTCGCGGTATCCGAGGCCCTTGGAGAGGAAGTTGATGACCGCGTCGACCACCTTGGACTCGTCCAGCGACGACACCAGGGTCAGCCCGATCTCCTTTATGCTCAGCAGTTGGATGTTCTTTTCGACCAGCTGGAAGTTCTTGCGCTCGAGTTCGGTGGCGACCTCCTTGAGCGCCTTGTACACCGACTCGTCCACCTCGCCGGGGCGGATGTTGCTCAGTTCTCCGATGGCCTCGCCGTGGATCTTGCGGATGCCGTCGAGGACGGCCTGGTAGCGGTTGCGAACCGCGATGGACTCGATGGCCACGTACACCAGCACCAGAATGGCGACACCGGGGATGAACGCCCACCAGGGCAGCAGGCGCGCGAGCACGGCGCCCGCGGTGGCCACCACCAGCACCCCGGGGAGCATGCGGCGGCGCGGTACGTAGGTGAGGAGTTTCACGGGCTCATCTCCGTCATCATGGCTCCCGCGACGACCGCGCCGAGCCCGGCCCGGGTCACAGCAGGGGCCTGGTCCGCAGCGGCGCCATCACAGGCCTGCGTCCTGGGGCATCGAGGCGTCGCTCGTCGCGCCGCCCGTCGAGAGGTCCCACCGGGACGCCATGTAGGTCAGCCCCCACTTCGCGTGCACACCTTTCCCCTGGTTGTTCCCCACGTTCGACGCTTCGACGTCGATGGCCAGGCAGTGCTCGAGGTGATCGAAGAACACCCCGGTGCTGCGGATCCACAGCGACAGGTAGTAGCGGTTGGGCTGCAGAAAGAGGTCGTCGATGAGCAGGTCGATGTACCCCTCTCCCACATCGAGGACCGGGATGAAGTAGCCCGCGTGCCACGTGCTGGCGGTGAAGACCTTCGTTCCCATGTCCGAGTACACCACCATACCGAACTTGGGGTCGCGGATGCGCTCCTTGGCCTTGTAGTGGAAGCGCGCGCGCAGCGGTTCCCCGCAGCGAAACAGCGCGGCCGGATTCCCGTCCATGTCCATGAAATCCACGCGGGTAAAGCGCGCGGCGCCGTTTCCGCCCCGGCCCTCGACGTTGGCGAGGTCGTAGCCGGCGCGCTGTGACTCCGAGAAGGTTGCCAGGTAGGCGGCGATGACCTTGTCCGAGGGGCCGTCCATGCGCATCTTGCCGGCGTCGATCCAGATGGTGCGTGGGCACAGGTTCTCAATGGCGGCCATGTTGTGCGAGACGAAGATCACGGTGCGGCCCCCGGTGCGCATGTCGTCCATGGCGCTGAGGCACTTCTTCTGGAACTCGGCGTCGCCCACCGCCAGCACCTCGTCCACGAAGAGCACGTCGGGTTCCATGTGCGCGGCCACCGCGAAGCCGAGGCGCAGGCGCATGCCCGACGAGTAGCGCTTGATGGGCGTGTCCACGAACTGATCCACCCCCGCGAAGGCGATAATCTGATCCAGGCGCGCATCGATCTCGCGCTTGCGCATGCCCAGGATGGATCCGTTGAGGTAGATGTTCTCACGCCCGGTCAACTCGTCGTGGAACCCCGTGCCCACCTCGATGAGCGAGGCCACGCGGCCGCGAACGCGGATGCGCCCGCTGGTCGGGTAGGTGATCTTGGACAGCACCTTTAGCAGGGTGCTCTTGCCCGCGCCGTTGCGGCCGATGAGTCCCACCACCTCCCCCTCGTCGACGTGGAACGAGAGGTCATTGAGCGCGAGTATCGTTTCGCGCGGTGCTCTGGGCCCGCGCCGGAACATGTTCACGAGCACCTCGCGAAGCATGGTCTCGTGGCGCAATGCCCCCAGTTGATACTGCTTGGTGATGCCTTCTACACGAATCGCTTCTTGCATGGGTACTCCCGGCTAGATCAGGTCCGCGAACGATCGTTCGGTCCGGTAAAAATAGACACTCGCCAGCACGAACAGCACCGTGGTCACCGCGCAGGCGATGCCCAGCGTGGGCCAGTCGATGGAACGGGTGGGCAGCGCCGCCGCGCGGAACGCATCCAGGATTCCCACCATCGGGTTGAAGCGCAGGATGGCCTGGTAGCGGGGCGGCAGTGCCGAGGTGCCGTATATGACCGGCGAGAGGAACAGCATCGCCTGCACGAAGAACGGAATGGTGTACTTGATGTCGCGGTACTTCACGTTCAGGGACGAGAAGATCATGCCGATCGAGAGCGCGAGCATCACCAGCGGCAGCAGGAACAGCGGCCACAGCAGCAGGCTGGGGGAAAGCGGCATGTGGTAGTAGAGCATGACGCCCACCAGCACCGCCGAGGCGATGAAGAAGTCCACGATGCCGCTCAGGGCCGACGAGGCGGGGATGATGGCACGCGGAAAGAAGACCTTGCTGATCAGCTTGGCGTTGGTGACCAGGCTGTTGCCGGACTGGGTCACCGCGTACTGGAAGTACGTCCACGGCACCAGCACCGAGTAGCTGAACACCTGGTACGGGACCCCCTCGCTGTCGATCTTGGCGACGCGCCCGAACATGATGGTGAAGACCACCATCATGAAGAAAGGCTGGATGATGGCCCACGAAGCGCCCAGCAGCGTCTGCTTGTAGCGGATCTTGACGTCGCGCCAGATCAGAAAGAAGAACAGCTCGCGGAAGCGCTTGAACTCCAGCAGCCATTCGATGACAAGGGGTCGCGTCGCCGTGGTCATAGCACTACCTTTCTACCGTAGAATGCCTCGGCCCGGCGCGCGGTGGCGTTGCACTCGAGACCGCGCAGGCGCATGAGGGCGGAAAACGTCTCCTCGTCGAACCATTGCTTGCCGGCCTGGGTGCCGAAGCACGCCATGAGAATACCCACCTTGGCCGCTGCGTGTTTCGCTTCCAGCGGCACGTAGACGTTGGGGCGCCCCAGGTCGCCGTCCCACTTGGGTATCTCGTACTCCAGGATGGCGTGGTCCCGGAATGTGTTCCAGGTGAGTTCGTTTACCACGCGGTGGTCCTGGTGGAGATCGTCCCGGCAGTGCGTGAAGATCACGTCCGGCTGGATACGCTTCTTGAGTTCCTCATAGTACGTCTTGATCTTCGCCAACTCCGAGGGGAAAAAACCGTCGCGGAACTGATGCAGCTCGACCCCGCGGCTGCCCGCGCCCGCCAGGAAGCGGGCCGCGGAGGCCTCGGCCTCGCGCGCGCGGTCGGCGCGGGCACTGAAGACCACCCAGTGCACCACCAGGCCCGGATTCTCCTCCGCCAGGCGCAAGATCGTACCGCCGCAACCGATCTCGATATCGTCGCTGTGCGCACCCAGGCAGAGCACGCAACCGACACCCTTCAGGGACAGCGTCTTCACGGATTCCTCTTTTTCTTCCATAGCTCCCAGGGGGCCTCGCCCCGCGTGTACAGGTCGTCGAGCATCTGCCGCTCCTTGAAGGTATCCATGCACACGAAGAAGCCGTCGTAGCGGTATGCACCCAGCTGCCGGGCGGTAATCAGGCGCTGGAACGGTTCCTCCACCAGTTCCTCGCCGGGATTCATGTGGTCGAAGATCCCGTTGCGCAGCACGAAGTAGCCGCCGTTGATGCGGATGTCGGTGTGGGTCACGTGGTCGATGCCGCTCACCGCCTGGTTCTTGTCCAGCGACACCAGGTGGAAGCTCTGGCTGGGGCGCACGCACAGGAAGGTGGCTACGCGCTGGCTCTGCTCCGCCTCCGCCACCATCTGGTCGAGCGGTACGTCGGTGAGGTTGTCGCTGTAGTTGGCCAGGAACATCTCGTCGCCATCGAGGTAGTCGCGCACGGCGCGCAGCCTGCCCCCGATGTTGGTGTCGTGGCCGGTGTCGACGAAGGTGATCTTCCAGTCGTCGATGTCGCTGTTCGCAAGACTCACGCGGGAACCCGACATGGTGAAGTCGTTCGACAGGCACTCGTCGTAGTTCAAGAAGTAATTCTTGATCACGTCCGCCTTGTACCCGAGGCAGAGGATGAACTCCTTGTGTCCCCAGTGCGCGTAGTACTTCATGACGTGCCACACGATGGGCCGGTAGCCGATGGGCACCATGGGCTTGGGAATCTCCTCCGAGTACTCCCGGATACGCATACCAAGTCCGCCACAGAACAGAACGACTTTCATACCGCTAGTCTCCCTTGTTTGCCGGCGCCAGCAGGCCGTGTTCCGCAAGCAACCCGGCGCCCGACTCGCAGGCCGCAAAGCTCAGACCCGAGCGCTCCGCGATATCCAGCAGCGAGTGGTTCCCGTCCGACAGGTTGAGAATCCACAGCAGGGCCATTTCGGTTTCCTGGGCATGTACGTTCCCGCCCAGGCTCGAGTACAGACCGCGTTTGCCCAGCTGCGGTTCGCATTTCGGGTTGGTGTTGACGTATGTCCGGTTCCCCTCGAGCACCCGTAGCACCTCCAGGTAGCGGCGCAATGAGTCCGCCAGCCGTCCGGGCTTCACGAATGCCAGGTCGTCCGCCGAGGTGTGAT
This window contains:
- a CDS encoding ATP-binding protein — its product is MKLLTYVPRRRMLPGVLVVATAGAVLARLLPWWAFIPGVAILVLVYVAIESIAVRNRYQAVLDGIRKIHGEAIGELSNIRPGEVDESVYKALKEVATELERKNFQLVEKNIQLLSIKEIGLTLVSSLDESKVVDAVINFLSKGLGYRELFVGIFDPDGDALNFYVFRDTPEGHAHSQHRIPLTQLDGLMGKAVQMHQSVLIRDPEMHRIGTLDGATLFEDSTMSCYIVVPLVKSGATQGCEGREDCILRMTQVKRESSSIEHGYRCPGCERIPVLGVVGVTDGFKAATLSRVDLVSVETLAVQLGTMLENNRLFAELQQEESFRDNVINSMMNSLITVDESGTVLFANHLAEEVSGYSLAELRSLHVERLILDSPVGTGENPVMRTMRTGRRAFQQEAWLLKKDGAKDPIILNTTLLLDEKKQPQGALAVFTDIARQKRLEEQVAHLDKLAALGRFSSSIAHEIRNPLTGIAAGIQYLQRAGEVADTQRENIEFILQEVRRIDRLIGDLMSVVRVSDLIYGPTTLEDLVRTCLAGMSDLAGRKAISLATEFPPTPRRVMVDSDRIIQVLINVVKNAIEASQPNDTVTVSISFAHEAPDVLFDAVGDFAIIRVRDNGLGLTEDDKLRVFEPFFTKKSGGTGLGLYVTHSIIERHGGYIYVDSEYGVGTTFSIYLPVKQVHHGDSREVGHPLGG
- a CDS encoding ABC transporter ATP-binding protein; translation: MQEAIRVEGITKQYQLGALRHETMLREVLVNMFRRGPRAPRETILALNDLSFHVDEGEVVGLIGRNGAGKSTLLKVLSKITYPTSGRIRVRGRVASLIEVGTGFHDELTGRENIYLNGSILGMRKREIDARLDQIIAFAGVDQFVDTPIKRYSSGMRLRLGFAVAAHMEPDVLFVDEVLAVGDAEFQKKCLSAMDDMRTGGRTVIFVSHNMAAIENLCPRTIWIDAGKMRMDGPSDKVIAAYLATFSESQRAGYDLANVEGRGGNGAARFTRVDFMDMDGNPAALFRCGEPLRARFHYKAKERIRDPKFGMVVYSDMGTKVFTASTWHAGYFIPVLDVGEGYIDLLIDDLFLQPNRYYLSLWIRSTGVFFDHLEHCLAIDVEASNVGNNQGKGVHAKWGLTYMASRWDLSTGGATSDASMPQDAGL
- a CDS encoding ABC transporter permease; the encoded protein is MTTATRPLVIEWLLEFKRFRELFFFLIWRDVKIRYKQTLLGASWAIIQPFFMMVVFTIMFGRVAKIDSEGVPYQVFSYSVLVPWTYFQYAVTQSGNSLVTNAKLISKVFFPRAIIPASSALSGIVDFFIASAVLVGVMLYYHMPLSPSLLLWPLFLLPLVMLALSIGMIFSSLNVKYRDIKYTIPFFVQAMLFLSPVIYGTSALPPRYQAILRFNPMVGILDAFRAAALPTRSIDWPTLGIACAVTTVLFVLASVYFYRTERSFADLI
- a CDS encoding PIG-L family deacetylase gives rise to the protein MKTLSLKGVGCVLCLGAHSDDIEIGCGGTILRLAEENPGLVVHWVVFSARADRAREAEASAARFLAGAGSRGVELHQFRDGFFPSELAKIKTYYEELKKRIQPDVIFTHCRDDLHQDHRVVNELTWNTFRDHAILEYEIPKWDGDLGRPNVYVPLEAKHAAAKVGILMACFGTQAGKQWFDEETFSALMRLRGLECNATARRAEAFYGRKVVL
- a CDS encoding glucose-1-phosphate cytidylyltransferase; translated protein: MKVVLFCGGLGMRIREYSEEIPKPMVPIGYRPIVWHVMKYYAHWGHKEFILCLGYKADVIKNYFLNYDECLSNDFTMSGSRVSLANSDIDDWKITFVDTGHDTNIGGRLRAVRDYLDGDEMFLANYSDNLTDVPLDQMVAEAEQSQRVATFLCVRPSQSFHLVSLDKNQAVSGIDHVTHTDIRINGGYFVLRNGIFDHMNPGEELVEEPFQRLITARQLGAYRYDGFFVCMDTFKERQMLDDLYTRGEAPWELWKKKRNP